One Rhea pennata isolate bPtePen1 chromosome 3, bPtePen1.pri, whole genome shotgun sequence DNA segment encodes these proteins:
- the LOC134139311 gene encoding radial spoke head protein 3 homolog gives MLPARGSEAAPYSYCRQPRALPARPKYRARPDAAEQEKEPVRYANLMYDRRVVRGNTYALQLVPASTQPDPLEIQRQREARRRALSRKRAKEQIQPRTPEPVEGREHAHVQTELYLEEISDRIIEVDVECQTDAFLDRPPTPLFIPAKTGKDVDTQIEEGELFDFDIEVKPVLEVLIGKTIEQSLLEVMEEEELANLRAHQCAYGELRNAELAEVQRLEEQERRYSEEKERRKRQQMQVLQKQKETTEKIAARAFAQRYLADLIPSVFDSLRESGYFYDPIERDIETEFLPWLMTEVEEALEKKVLGRTVLDSLIRTVVGKRLDAFSQLSDQTEVRAEEPTSTDTASQPAGLTEDASPPAVQEEMTDQPVVEERFLPHISLQLEESDQAEMEDFEAEEQGGDTP, from the exons ATGTTGCCCGCCCGCGGCTCCGAGGCGGCGCCCTACAGCTActgccgccagccccgcgccctgcccgccCGGCCGAAGTACCGAGCGCGGCCGGATGCCGCCGAGCA AGAGAAGGAACCTGTTCGCTACGCGAACCTCATGTATGACAGGAGAGTGGTGCGCGGCAACACTTACGCCCTGCAGCTCGTACCTGCG AGTACGCAACCGGATCCCCTTGAAATTCAAAGGCAGAGGGAAGCACGGAGAAGAGCTCTGTCCCGAAAACGAGCAAAAGAGCAGATCCAGCCAAGAACACCTGAGCCTGTGGAAGGCAGAGAGCATGCTCATGTGCAGACAG AGctgtatttggaagaaattaGTGACCGGATAATAGAGGTTGATGTGGAGTGTCAGACAGATGCATTTCTGGACAGACCACCCACTCCCCTCTTCATACCAgccaaaacaggaaaagatgtGGACACACAGATAGAAGAAGGAGAG CTCTTTGACTTTGACATTGAAGTCAAGCCAGTGCTGGAAGTATTGATTGGAAAGACTATTGAGCAATCTTTGCTGGAAGTTatggaggaagaagagctggcCAACCTGCGGGCACATCAGTGTGCTTATGGAGAGCTGCGTAACGCAGAGCTCGCTGAGGTACAGCGCCTAGAAGAGCAGGAGAGGCGATACAGCGAGGAGAAG GAACGTCGCAAACGCCAGCAGATGCAAGTGctgcaaaaacagaaagagaccACAGAGAAAATTGCAGCTCGGGCATTTGCTCAGCGCTACTTGGCTGATCTCATTCCATCAGTCTTCGACAGTCTTCGTGAGAGTGGGTATTTCTATGACCCTATAGAGAgag ATATTGAGACAGAATTCCTTCCATGGCTGATGACAGAAGTGGAAGAAGCATTGGAGAAGAAGGTTCTGGGTAGGACAGTGCTTGACT CCTTGATTCGTACAGTGGTTGGAAAACGCTTAGATGCATTTAGTCAGCTCTCTGATCAGACAGAAGTACGTGCCGAGGAGCCAACGTCAACAGACACAGCCTCACAGCCGGCTGGTCTGACAGAAGATGCCAGCCCACCGGCTGTACAGGAAGAGATGACTGACCAACCTGTTGTTGAGGAACGGTTTTTGCCTCACATCTCTCTTCAGTTAGAGGAATCAGATCAAGCAGAAATGGAGGATTTTGAAGCTGAGGAACAAGGAG GAGACACACCATAG